One window of Methanobacterium alcaliphilum genomic DNA carries:
- the glyA gene encoding serine hydroxymethyltransferase, producing MSENQNYAQQIKDITKEHTKWMKNSINLIASENITSARVKEAMATDLSHRYAEGQSGERLYEGCRYIDSIEDITVELSKKLFNAEHANVQPTSGVVANLAGFFAFTKPGDSIMAMEVPYGGHISHANVSAAGIRGLKVYTHPFDFESMNIDAEAMKKQILEVKPKIVLLGGSLFLFPHPVEAAREAADEIGAKVMYDGAHVLGLIAGGYFQDPLKEGADMMAGSTHKTYPGPQGGIILCKEEIKNEIDEAVFPGVVSNHHLHHMAGLGIATAEMLEFGAEYASQTIKNAQALAQALHELGFKVLCEDLGFTESHQVVMEVSDIGRASELSKRLESNNVILNKNLLPWDDVNRSDDPSGIRVGTQEITRRGMKEAQMIEVAEFVKKVAIENKNVKEEVTEFMNQYTKVHYAFEEDEAYKFLEI from the coding sequence ATGTCTGAAAACCAAAATTACGCTCAACAAATAAAAGATATCACAAAAGAGCATACAAAATGGATGAAAAATAGTATAAATCTTATTGCCAGCGAAAACATAACCAGCGCTCGGGTTAAAGAAGCCATGGCAACTGACCTTTCGCACCGCTATGCCGAAGGACAATCTGGTGAACGGTTGTATGAAGGTTGTAGATACATAGATAGTATTGAAGATATAACTGTAGAACTATCAAAAAAATTATTCAATGCGGAACATGCTAATGTACAACCAACTTCGGGTGTAGTAGCTAACCTTGCCGGATTTTTTGCTTTCACTAAGCCAGGTGACTCTATAATGGCTATGGAAGTACCTTATGGTGGACATATTTCTCACGCTAATGTGAGTGCAGCAGGTATCAGAGGATTAAAAGTCTATACTCATCCATTTGACTTTGAATCCATGAATATTGATGCAGAAGCAATGAAAAAACAAATATTGGAAGTAAAACCCAAAATAGTTCTCTTAGGAGGTAGCTTATTCTTATTCCCGCATCCTGTAGAAGCTGCTCGTGAAGCTGCAGACGAAATCGGTGCTAAAGTTATGTATGATGGGGCACATGTTTTAGGATTAATTGCAGGAGGCTACTTCCAGGATCCATTAAAAGAGGGTGCAGATATGATGGCAGGTAGTACTCATAAAACATATCCGGGACCTCAAGGGGGCATAATCCTCTGCAAAGAAGAAATAAAGAATGAGATTGATGAAGCAGTATTCCCTGGTGTGGTAAGTAACCATCACTTGCACCATATGGCCGGGCTTGGTATCGCCACCGCAGAAATGCTTGAATTTGGTGCAGAATATGCTTCACAAACAATTAAAAATGCTCAGGCTCTGGCTCAGGCTCTTCATGAGTTAGGATTCAAGGTACTTTGCGAAGACTTAGGATTTACTGAGTCTCACCAGGTAGTAATGGAAGTTTCAGACATAGGAAGGGCTTCTGAGCTATCTAAACGATTAGAAAGCAACAATGTCATCTTAAATAAAAATTTACTTCCTTGGGATGATGTAAACAGATCTGATGATCCATCGGGTATCCGGGTAGGTACTCAGGAGATTACCAGGCGTGGTATGAAAGAAGCACAGATGATTGAAGTAGCAGAATTCGTTAAAAAGGTGGCAATTGAAAATAAAAATGTCAAAGAAGAAGTCACGGAATTCATGAATCAGTACACTAAAGTACACTATGCTTTTGAAGAAGACGAGGCATATAAATTCCTGGAAATTTAA
- a CDS encoding DUF192 domain-containing protein, with translation MEKILINKTKNTNLGSVEFADSFFSRFRGLMLKKELPSGLVLKIPKGRGKKGSAIHMFFMRIPLDLIFADENKKIVDIVTLDPWATYTPRAPARFVVELKKGSLVSSQTEIGDFIEFE, from the coding sequence ATGGAAAAAATATTGATTAACAAAACTAAAAACACTAATTTAGGATCCGTAGAATTTGCAGATAGCTTTTTTTCAAGATTTAGAGGACTCATGTTAAAAAAAGAATTACCATCAGGATTAGTTCTTAAGATCCCAAAGGGACGTGGAAAAAAAGGTTCAGCCATCCACATGTTTTTTATGAGAATACCCCTGGATTTGATTTTTGCTGATGAAAATAAAAAAATTGTTGATATAGTTACTTTAGATCCCTGGGCCACTTACACCCCAAGAGCACCTGCTAGATTCGTGGTTGAGTTAAAAAAAGGATCACTTGTTTCTTCTCAAACAGAAATTGGAGATTTTATAGAATTTGAATAG
- a CDS encoding methionine adenosyltransferase: MRNIIVEKLNQTPIEKQDIEIVERKGIGHPDSISDGIAESVSRALCNAYLERFGTIMHHNTDEVQITAGESNPAFGGGEIIKPMDILLTGRGIAEVDGEKIGLDRIAISAAKEFLKDNIINLDVETCAVVECKIGHGSGDLTDVFARTGAAPLSNDTSFGVGFAPFSETETIVNEAENLLNSRAFKNKYPAVGEDIKVMGLREGDDVTLTVASAMVDKYVDDLDMYLDVKHSVRDEVMKLASKHTSRNLEVFVNTADRCEDDGQPSVYLTVTGTSAEMGDDGSVGRGNRANGLITPNRPMSMEATSGKNPINHVGKIYNLLSNQMAADIVESVEGVDQVHIMILSQIGKPIDQPKAATSQIILQDGFKMDEVQQKVEKVMDTWLADTSNITDMLVKGKLRTF, from the coding sequence ATGAGGAACATTATTGTTGAAAAGCTTAACCAGACACCTATTGAGAAACAGGACATAGAAATCGTAGAAAGAAAAGGTATAGGTCACCCTGACAGTATCAGTGATGGAATCGCAGAATCAGTAAGCAGAGCTTTATGCAATGCCTACCTGGAAAGATTTGGGACTATAATGCACCATAATACTGATGAAGTGCAAATTACTGCTGGTGAGTCTAACCCGGCATTCGGTGGCGGAGAAATCATAAAACCTATGGATATTCTTCTTACTGGGAGGGGAATAGCAGAAGTAGATGGTGAAAAAATCGGACTGGATCGAATTGCCATTTCAGCTGCTAAAGAATTCTTAAAAGATAATATAATCAACTTAGATGTGGAAACCTGTGCTGTTGTGGAATGTAAGATTGGGCATGGTTCTGGGGACCTAACGGATGTATTTGCAAGAACTGGAGCCGCACCACTATCTAATGATACTTCATTTGGTGTGGGATTTGCACCATTTTCTGAAACCGAAACTATTGTAAATGAAGCAGAAAACCTTTTGAACTCCCGGGCATTTAAAAACAAATATCCTGCAGTTGGAGAAGATATAAAAGTCATGGGACTGCGTGAAGGAGACGATGTTACTCTTACAGTTGCTTCAGCTATGGTGGATAAATATGTAGATGACCTTGATATGTATCTGGATGTCAAACACAGCGTTCGAGACGAAGTAATGAAACTTGCTTCCAAACACACCTCCAGAAACCTTGAGGTATTTGTAAATACTGCTGATAGGTGTGAAGACGATGGACAACCATCAGTATATCTAACAGTAACCGGTACCTCTGCAGAAATGGGAGATGATGGGTCTGTAGGACGAGGAAACAGAGCTAATGGATTAATTACTCCAAACAGGCCAATGTCTATGGAAGCAACCTCTGGTAAAAATCCAATCAACCACGTAGGTAAAATATACAATTTATTATCTAATCAAATGGCTGCAGATATTGTAGAAAGTGTTGAAGGTGTTGACCAGGTCCATATCATGATATTAAGCCAAATTGGAAAACCTATTGACCAACCAAAAGCTGCCACATCTCAAATCATCCTCCAAGATGGATTCAAAATGGATGAAGTACAGCAAAAAGTGGAAAAAGTTATGGACACATGGCTCGCAGACACATCAAACATTACCGACATGTTAGTTAAAGGTAAACTACGAACTTTCTAA
- a CDS encoding HEAT repeat domain-containing protein — translation MPEEMSQIEYLIKELETGNWERRVDAAELIAEIGDPDSVQNLINALNDEDYHVREAVALALGTFEDSNAVEPLIKCLSDEVSGVRYAAALSLSMIGDERALNPLEKATKDENEVVQTVSRLAISEIKKKM, via the coding sequence ATGCCCGAAGAAATGAGTCAAATCGAATATCTAATTAAAGAATTGGAAACTGGAAATTGGGAAAGGAGAGTGGATGCTGCTGAACTAATTGCAGAGATAGGGGATCCTGATTCAGTACAAAATTTGATTAATGCATTAAACGATGAAGATTATCATGTTCGAGAGGCGGTTGCTCTGGCGTTGGGTACATTTGAAGATTCAAATGCAGTAGAACCCCTTATAAAATGCCTATCTGATGAAGTGTCAGGGGTTCGATATGCTGCTGCTTTAAGTTTATCCATGATTGGAGATGAAAGAGCACTAAACCCTCTGGAAAAAGCCACAAAAGATGAAAATGAAGTAGTGCAAACGGTATCCCGCTTAGCTATTTCCGAAATAAAAAAGAAAATGTAA
- the ileS gene encoding isoleucine--tRNA ligase: MPIQEAKKSYDSKLIEEKVQDFWERRDIYQRTNELRENKPKYSFLDGPPYCSGRIHLGTAWNKIIKDTHLRFKSMSGFNIRRQAGWDTHGLPIEHKVEEILGLTSKKQIETEIGIENFINKCHDFAVENKAVMTEQFQKLGVWMDWENPYVTYDPKYMESCWWTLKRANEKDLLVNDLRVITWCPRCETALAMAEIDYENKDDPSIFVKFPILNPEVAEKEFVLVWTTTPWTLPANMAVCVHPDFDYAYVKVGDEVYIMAEALVDQLFGAEDCDCEDDCCSEKPYEILKIVKGSDLQFKEYNHPLLEEIPAQKAFKHQILPGEHVTLTEGTGCVHTAPGHGPDDFEIGKEYGLEIFCPVDEAGLFKDEAGKYVGEFVKEADPFIIADLDAHGFLLKSEIINHRYGFCWRCKTPIIYLATQQWFLKITEIKDQMLKELDTVEWVPSWAGESRFRNWIENARDWTISRQRYWGIPIPIWSCEDCDEISVVGSVEELKELAIEGTLEGDFIHRPHVDEIVLPCNCGGKMYRTPDVLDVWIDSGVAGWASLYYPQEKDKFEEWFPYDFITEGHDQTRGWFYSQLGTGVIALDKTPYKKVLMHGFTLDDEGKKMSKSLGNVVEPEEVIAQYGADILRFYLLWANKSWEDLKFVWDELKNVNKMFNILWNVYVFSTTYMSLDNFLPYEYADEDVKLREEDLWILSRINSVTKEVTESLDKLFFHKATRSINEFILEDLSRWYIRLIRGRTWVEKEDPDKLGAYKTLYTVLERLITLMAPIAPHITEDIYQNLVRGSDSDAPESIHMLDWTYSEDLINKELEAEMDVVREIIEACARGRDVARYKLRWPVSEIVVVSEDEETLEAAKSLQNVLMEQANTKKVITASEFPQLKVLAKPNMKTLGPRLRQDVPLVAKELEKEDGYDIKQRLEQGPITVELPDKSIEISLEDVVFETELPEDIVSAEFEGGSVFVNTELTPEILSEAMARELIRRIQDMRKDLDLDVEANINVSVNCSHDFQELVESQKQFVEHEVRAESMVFSEEKGEYTKEWKISDENLMVSISKS; this comes from the coding sequence ATGCCAATCCAGGAGGCAAAGAAATCATATGATTCCAAGCTTATAGAAGAAAAAGTCCAGGACTTCTGGGAACGTAGAGATATATACCAGAGGACCAATGAATTAAGGGAAAACAAACCCAAATACTCATTTTTAGATGGCCCACCATACTGCAGTGGCAGGATACATCTGGGAACTGCCTGGAATAAGATCATAAAAGACACTCATTTACGTTTTAAGAGTATGAGTGGATTTAACATCCGCCGCCAAGCAGGATGGGATACTCATGGTCTTCCAATTGAACATAAAGTGGAAGAAATTTTAGGCCTTACCAGTAAAAAACAAATTGAAACTGAAATAGGTATTGAAAACTTTATAAACAAGTGTCATGACTTTGCAGTGGAAAACAAGGCAGTAATGACTGAACAATTCCAGAAATTGGGTGTATGGATGGACTGGGAAAATCCCTATGTTACTTATGACCCAAAATATATGGAATCCTGCTGGTGGACACTAAAAAGAGCCAATGAAAAGGATTTATTGGTCAATGATTTACGGGTTATTACCTGGTGTCCTCGTTGTGAGACTGCCCTGGCAATGGCTGAAATCGATTACGAGAATAAAGACGATCCATCCATATTTGTCAAGTTCCCGATACTCAACCCTGAAGTTGCAGAAAAAGAGTTTGTACTGGTCTGGACCACCACACCATGGACACTACCTGCAAATATGGCCGTATGTGTACATCCTGATTTTGATTATGCATATGTGAAAGTCGGTGATGAAGTTTATATCATGGCCGAAGCATTGGTGGATCAATTGTTCGGGGCTGAAGATTGTGATTGTGAAGATGATTGTTGCAGTGAAAAACCTTACGAGATCTTAAAAATAGTCAAAGGTTCAGACTTACAGTTTAAAGAATACAATCACCCTTTACTTGAAGAAATTCCTGCACAAAAAGCATTCAAACACCAGATATTACCTGGTGAACACGTAACTCTAACTGAAGGTACTGGTTGCGTACATACAGCTCCAGGGCATGGTCCTGATGATTTTGAAATAGGAAAAGAATATGGGTTAGAAATATTTTGTCCCGTGGATGAAGCAGGGTTATTCAAAGACGAAGCTGGAAAATATGTTGGAGAATTTGTTAAAGAAGCAGATCCATTCATAATCGCCGACCTTGATGCCCACGGATTTCTTTTAAAATCAGAAATAATAAACCACAGATATGGTTTTTGTTGGAGATGTAAAACCCCAATTATCTATTTAGCCACCCAGCAGTGGTTTTTAAAGATCACTGAAATCAAAGACCAGATGCTAAAAGAACTGGATACTGTGGAATGGGTTCCGTCATGGGCTGGTGAAAGTAGATTCAGGAACTGGATTGAAAATGCCAGGGACTGGACAATATCCCGGCAAAGATACTGGGGAATACCTATACCTATCTGGTCATGCGAAGACTGTGATGAAATTAGTGTGGTAGGGTCGGTAGAAGAACTCAAAGAACTGGCCATTGAAGGCACTTTAGAAGGAGACTTCATACACAGACCTCACGTAGATGAAATTGTTCTACCATGTAATTGTGGAGGAAAAATGTACCGTACACCAGACGTACTGGATGTATGGATTGACTCTGGAGTAGCCGGATGGGCGTCACTCTATTATCCTCAAGAAAAGGACAAGTTTGAAGAGTGGTTCCCTTATGATTTCATTACTGAAGGGCACGATCAGACTAGAGGATGGTTTTATTCTCAATTAGGTACTGGAGTAATTGCCTTGGATAAAACACCATATAAAAAGGTTTTAATGCACGGTTTCACTCTGGATGATGAAGGGAAAAAGATGAGTAAATCTTTGGGCAATGTGGTAGAACCAGAAGAAGTCATTGCTCAATATGGTGCAGATATTCTAAGATTCTATCTTTTATGGGCTAACAAATCGTGGGAAGACTTAAAATTTGTTTGGGATGAACTTAAAAACGTAAATAAGATGTTCAACATCCTATGGAACGTTTATGTTTTCTCCACAACTTACATGTCCCTGGACAACTTCTTACCATATGAATACGCTGATGAGGATGTAAAACTAAGAGAAGAGGACTTATGGATTTTATCACGAATTAATTCCGTGACAAAAGAAGTTACAGAATCTTTAGATAAATTATTCTTCCACAAGGCCACCCGTAGTATTAATGAATTCATATTGGAAGATTTAAGTAGATGGTATATTCGACTCATAAGGGGACGGACTTGGGTTGAAAAAGAAGACCCTGATAAATTAGGTGCATATAAGACTCTTTACACGGTATTGGAACGCCTTATAACTTTAATGGCTCCAATAGCACCTCACATTACTGAGGACATCTATCAAAACCTGGTGAGAGGAAGTGATTCTGATGCTCCAGAGAGTATCCACATGCTGGATTGGACCTACTCTGAGGACTTAATTAACAAAGAACTCGAAGCAGAAATGGATGTAGTCAGGGAAATCATCGAAGCATGTGCTCGTGGTAGAGATGTAGCCCGTTACAAGCTGCGATGGCCTGTTAGCGAAATAGTAGTGGTATCTGAAGATGAAGAAACACTTGAGGCTGCAAAATCACTTCAAAACGTTTTAATGGAACAGGCAAATACCAAGAAAGTGATCACTGCTAGTGAATTCCCTCAATTGAAAGTTTTAGCCAAACCAAATATGAAAACTCTAGGCCCGCGCCTAAGGCAAGATGTACCTTTAGTTGCAAAGGAACTGGAAAAAGAGGATGGTTATGATATTAAACAAAGACTGGAACAGGGACCAATTACTGTAGAATTACCTGATAAAAGTATTGAAATTTCTCTAGAGGATGTTGTATTCGAAACAGAACTTCCAGAAGATATAGTGAGTGCCGAATTTGAAGGAGGAAGTGTGTTTGTCAACACAGAACTCACTCCTGAAATTCTCTCAGAAGCAATGGCCCGGGAACTTATTAGAAGAATTCAGGACATGCGAAAAGATCTGGATCTGGATGTAGAAGCAAATATTAATGTTTCTGTTAATTGTAGTCATGACTTCCAAGAATTGGTAGAATCTCAAAAACAATTTGTAGAACATGAAGTACGGGCTGAAAGCATGGTCTTCAGTGAGGAAAAAGGAGAATATACTAAAGAATGGAAAATATCTGATGAGAATCTTATGGTATCTATCAGTAAATCCTAA
- a CDS encoding dihydromethanopterin reductase (acceptor): MRIAWAFTGAGHLLLESVEELEKMAKKHEITVMLSRASEEVLKMYGLYERVANVTGGYYREMALESDQEFSFPITGRLSMGRYDLLIVSPTTSNTIAKIVNGIADTLVTNAVAQAGKGKIKTLIVPVDMEVGDIETVLPSKLELESCENCEPCQAAAACPQDAIIPGTEIKLLKCIGCGNCQGACPFNAVSEGKIITIRMRELDVENTHKLVHLEGVSIIKHPEDIKSHN, translated from the coding sequence ATGCGTATTGCTTGGGCTTTTACTGGTGCTGGACACTTGCTATTGGAAAGTGTGGAAGAATTAGAAAAAATGGCTAAAAAACATGAAATCACAGTCATGCTTTCACGGGCATCTGAAGAAGTACTCAAAATGTATGGGTTATATGAACGGGTGGCAAATGTTACTGGGGGATATTACCGGGAAATGGCCTTAGAGAGTGATCAAGAATTCAGTTTTCCCATAACTGGGCGTCTTTCCATGGGCAGATATGATCTTTTAATTGTCTCTCCCACTACCTCAAATACTATTGCTAAAATTGTGAATGGTATTGCTGATACTTTGGTTACCAATGCAGTGGCTCAAGCAGGGAAAGGTAAGATTAAAACATTAATAGTTCCGGTTGATATGGAAGTAGGGGATATAGAAACAGTTTTACCTTCGAAATTAGAACTTGAATCGTGTGAAAACTGCGAACCATGTCAAGCTGCAGCTGCTTGCCCACAAGATGCCATTATTCCTGGAACAGAAATTAAACTTCTTAAATGTATAGGTTGTGGGAACTGTCAGGGCGCTTGTCCTTTTAATGCGGTTTCAGAGGGTAAAATAATAACCATACGCATGAGAGAACTTGATGTGGAAAATACTCACAAACTGGTGCATCTAGAAGGAGTGTCTATTATAAAGCATCCTGAAGATATAAAATCTCATAATTGA
- a CDS encoding CoB--CoM heterodisulfide reductase iron-sulfur subunit A family protein has protein sequence MAEEKKEETMEEPKVGVYVCHCGINIGGVVDIPAVAEYAKTLPNVVLANEYKYYCSDPGQMEIQKDIKEKGLNRVVVAACSPRLHEPTFRRAVSEAGLNPFLFEFANLREHDSWVHMGEPEAATEKAKDLVRMAVAKARLLEPLESSVVSVDNKAMVIGGGVAGIQSALDLADMGFKTYMVEKQPTIGGRMGQLDKTFPTLDCSMCILAPKMVDVGKHENIELMTYSEVKEVHGYIGNFTVKVEKKPRYIDEELCVGCGSCVEVCPIEMPNYFDEGIGMVKAAYIPFPQAVPLCATIDKDYCIECMLCDQICERGAVKHDQEPEEIELELGTIIVATGYDPYDPTEKLEYGYGSHTNVITGMELERQINASGPTEGKVIKPSDGQKPKSVAFIHCVGSRDDQIGKPYCSRVCCMYAMKNAQLIKDKMPDTDVALYYMDIRAFGKGFEEFYKRSQEKYGIKFIRGRPAEVIENDDLTLTVRGEDTLLGKVTELDYDMVVLGVGLVPPEGAEELRQTIGLSKSADGFLMEAHPKLRPVDTLTDGVYLAGVSQGPKDIPDAVAQASGAAARAAIPMVKGEVEIEPIIAVTDMDVCGGCEVCIELCPYGAVTMEEEQAQVNVALCKGCGTCVGACPSGAMDQQHFKTDQIMAQIEAAMNEPSK, from the coding sequence ATGGCAGAAGAAAAGAAAGAAGAAACCATGGAAGAACCAAAAGTTGGTGTTTACGTATGTCACTGTGGTATAAACATCGGTGGTGTGGTGGATATACCAGCAGTAGCAGAATACGCTAAAACTTTACCAAATGTGGTTCTTGCTAACGAATACAAATACTATTGTTCTGACCCAGGACAAATGGAAATTCAAAAAGACATTAAAGAAAAAGGATTAAACCGAGTAGTAGTAGCTGCTTGTTCTCCTAGACTTCACGAACCGACCTTTAGAAGAGCTGTTTCAGAAGCTGGATTAAATCCATTCTTGTTTGAATTCGCAAACTTAAGAGAACACGACTCATGGGTTCACATGGGTGAACCTGAAGCTGCAACTGAAAAAGCTAAAGATTTAGTTCGAATGGCTGTTGCAAAAGCAAGATTATTAGAACCTCTAGAATCCTCAGTTGTAAGTGTGGATAACAAAGCTATGGTTATTGGTGGTGGAGTAGCCGGTATTCAATCCGCTCTTGACTTAGCTGACATGGGATTCAAAACCTATATGGTGGAAAAACAACCTACCATTGGTGGAAGAATGGGACAACTGGATAAAACCTTCCCAACTCTCGATTGTTCCATGTGTATCCTAGCACCTAAAATGGTGGATGTAGGTAAGCACGAAAACATCGAGCTCATGACTTACTCTGAAGTTAAAGAAGTTCACGGTTACATTGGTAACTTTACAGTTAAAGTAGAGAAAAAACCAAGATACATAGACGAAGAACTATGTGTCGGTTGCGGTTCCTGTGTAGAAGTATGCCCAATTGAAATGCCTAACTACTTCGACGAAGGTATTGGTATGGTAAAAGCTGCATACATTCCATTCCCACAAGCAGTACCACTATGTGCTACAATCGATAAAGATTACTGTATCGAATGTATGCTCTGTGATCAAATCTGTGAAAGAGGAGCAGTTAAACACGACCAAGAACCAGAAGAAATCGAATTGGAATTAGGTACCATTATTGTAGCAACTGGTTACGACCCATACGACCCAACCGAAAAACTCGAGTACGGTTACGGTAGCCACACCAATGTGATTACTGGTATGGAACTGGAAAGACAGATCAATGCATCTGGACCTACTGAAGGTAAAGTAATTAAACCATCAGACGGACAAAAACCAAAAAGTGTGGCATTCATCCACTGTGTTGGTTCCAGAGATGACCAAATTGGTAAACCATACTGTTCCCGTGTGTGCTGTATGTACGCCATGAAAAACGCTCAGTTAATCAAGGACAAAATGCCTGATACTGATGTTGCTCTTTACTACATGGATATCCGTGCATTCGGTAAAGGATTCGAAGAGTTCTACAAACGATCTCAAGAAAAATATGGTATCAAGTTCATCAGAGGACGGCCTGCTGAAGTAATCGAAAATGATGATCTTACCCTTACTGTTAGGGGAGAAGACACTTTACTCGGTAAAGTAACTGAGTTAGATTATGATATGGTTGTTTTAGGCGTAGGACTAGTCCCACCAGAAGGTGCTGAGGAATTAAGACAGACCATAGGTCTATCTAAATCCGCTGACGGATTCTTAATGGAAGCTCACCCTAAGCTAAGGCCTGTTGACACTTTAACTGACGGTGTTTACTTAGCTGGTGTATCTCAAGGACCTAAAGATATTCCTGATGCTGTAGCTCAAGCATCTGGTGCTGCTGCAAGGGCAGCTATCCCTATGGTTAAAGGTGAAGTGGAAATTGAACCTATTATTGCTGTAACTGACATGGATGTCTGCGGTGGATGTGAAGTTTGTATAGAACTATGTCCATATGGTGCAGTAACCATGGAAGAGGAACAAGCACAAGTCAATGTAGCTCTATGTAAAGGATGCGGTACCTGTGTAGGTGCATGCCCATCTGGAGCTATGGATCAGCAGCACTTCAAGACAGACCAAATTATGGCTCAGATTGAAGCTGCAATGAATGAACCATCAAAATAA
- a CDS encoding AEC family transporter, translated as MNLNSIETVLAIILMVILGYILRRINLLKTEDAHALNKIVVNVAIPSLIFLSVYSMNTSDLPGLTFIPLICILVALITGSIAYLWTSMKGYSPQKKWGIILPTAMLNSGFMGYPFSMGLFGSEGLLRAVFYDMGSVLVFIILGIVLILIFGGKLKDILRRFLMFPPLWAIILGLGSNYLHFPLGFVVEDVLYYLSGAAIPLIMISLGLSIEFRGIKENFQDATFVSITRLLISPLMALVVVSIIGLGGLEKTVTILESAMPSAMLSMVLAISYDLDFKTTASCIFLSTLLSMVTLPLILALL; from the coding sequence ATGAACTTAAATTCTATTGAAACTGTACTTGCTATTATTTTAATGGTTATATTAGGTTATATTCTGCGCAGAATTAATCTTTTAAAAACAGAAGATGCGCATGCTCTAAATAAAATCGTGGTAAATGTAGCTATCCCTTCTTTGATATTTCTTTCAGTGTATAGTATGAATACTTCTGATTTGCCGGGATTAACATTTATTCCACTTATATGTATTTTAGTGGCATTAATCACAGGATCTATTGCTTATTTATGGACAAGCATGAAAGGCTATTCTCCCCAGAAAAAATGGGGTATCATACTACCCACGGCCATGTTAAATTCTGGATTTATGGGCTATCCATTTTCAATGGGATTATTTGGATCAGAAGGATTATTAAGGGCAGTATTTTATGATATGGGTTCTGTTTTAGTTTTTATTATCTTAGGAATTGTATTGATTTTAATTTTCGGAGGAAAACTCAAAGACATATTGAGAAGATTTTTGATGTTTCCTCCACTATGGGCTATTATTTTAGGGTTAGGATCTAATTATTTGCATTTTCCCCTAGGTTTTGTGGTGGAGGATGTATTGTATTATTTATCTGGGGCAGCTATTCCCTTGATTATGATTTCTCTGGGACTATCTATTGAATTTAGGGGAATAAAAGAAAATTTTCAAGATGCCACATTTGTAAGTATAACAAGATTACTAATTTCTCCTTTAATGGCCCTTGTAGTTGTGTCTATTATTGGGTTAGGAGGCTTAGAAAAAACTGTTACTATCTTAGAATCTGCTATGCCTTCAGCTATGTTATCTATGGTTTTGGCAATTAGTTATGATCTTGATTTTAAAACAACGGCGTCATGCATTTTTTTGTCTACACTACTGAGTATGGTTACATTACCGCTGATATTAGCTTTACTCTGA